In the Novipirellula artificiosorum genome, CAACGATGAACAGCACGAGGAATACGAAGAACAGAAGCTTCGCAATCGTAGCCGCGGTCCCGGCGATCACGCCAAATCCGAGTACACCAGCGATCAACGCGATAATCAAAAAAGTCAAAGCCCAGCCTAAGGGACCGTCCGCAAATAAACTATCGAGGTTTGCATCGCTTGCGTGGTGCGATTTCATAATTCCAATCGCCATGGAATGCGTTACGCTTGAGTTTGATTTCTGACATTTCGAAATCTGTAATCTTGC is a window encoding:
- a CDS encoding DUF1328 domain-containing protein gives rise to the protein MKSHHASDANLDSLFADGPLGWALTFLIIALIAGVLGFGVIAGTAATIAKLLFFVFLVLFIVGLVMGRRGPVV